Part of the Paenibacillus sp. JNUCC32 genome is shown below.
CGTAAAAACATAGGTAATTAAAGGATATAACACATACTACGTCTCAATTCGAAGTTAGATGCATTTTCCTCTCCAGACAGCCCTGCCGATATGTAATCCATTCATTTCTTTATCGGATTTTCACTTGGATAACATGATGCGGGCATGACCGTCCCGTGTTTAAGAAAGCCATGGCGAATACGCTGAGAACGGCGGCAAAACAGAGGGGCCAAGCCGAGGCGAGCAAGTTCATAGAGGTAGGGTAACTATATCAAAATTACATAAATAATCCAATGGTTCTGCGACAAAAGACACAAAAAAAGTCCTTCAGGGCTCGCCTGAACGACTTCTATTAGGGATGGCCTCCCGGGGACTATAAACCTTCAAGCTTTGCCTCTGGGCAGCTTATCCGCATATCGGGCCCGCAACTCGCCCAAGTAATCCAGCTTGCCGAGCACCTTCTCTTTATTCAGCATGCCCATGCTCAGAATGAGCTGCTCGATCAGCAGCAATGGCGTCACCATGGAATGAAATTCGCCCATATCCCCCCGACTGACAAAAAAGGAGATCTGCGCGGGCGTTCCATACCGGAAGTCCTCCCGGTCCGTGATCATGATCGCCGCATTCTGCACGCGGCTTACGCAGTCCAGGATGACCTCCGTTTCCGGGAGCATCCGGGTGAAGCTGAAGAGCAGTACGACATCTTCTCTTTCTACATGCGCGAGCGATTCCAGCAGTTCATGACCGCTGCCGGACATGATTCGCACCGACATGCCAAACCGGGATAAACGGTACGATAACAGCTCGCCCAGCGAGAGGGACGGACCAGGCGCATGCACATACACGCGTCTTGCCGAGGCCATTAGACGGGCTGCCTCCTCCAGCTCGTCCGGGCGGTTCTTCTCCATCGTGTCTTGCAGATGATGCTTCGCCTGTTCCAGCATTTTCGCGGGCAGACTGGACGCGTCCAGCCGGGATATCGTTTTTTCCAGCTTTACGGCAGGCGTCGTATCCGAGGATTCCCGCAGCTTCAGCTTGAACGCCTTGGCATTCTCGTGCCCGACGGCACGCCAAAACCGGGAAACGGTCGCAATGCTGGTGCCAAGCCTGTCGGCGATTTCCTGCTCGGTCATGAACAGCATCTCCTCGGGATTACGTTCGATAAAATCGGCGATTTTGAGCTGGCTCGGCGACAGCCCGGATGTATCGGGAAACCAATTCTTCAATGATGCTGCACTCCTTCTGCAATGAAATCATCGTAATTGAGCATGAGTTCATCATACGCCGTGATTGTTATGTAAATTTTATTTCATGATTATATTTTTGTAAAAAATATTACAATGCGTTGACATAGTACTCCGTTCATTTTAATAATCGCCTCCTATACTGATAGCAAATCCCATTCCCAAGGAGGCTTCTCTCTAATGGCAAGCAATTCACGGGTCTATACCCTGACCTCTTCGCAGAAAATGATGATTTTCGTGCTGTCCATGTCGCTGTACGGCCTGTCCAACATGTTCACCGAGCTCATTCCCGCGTTTCGCCTGGGTCCGATCGAGCTTTCGGTCGAATATTTCGCGTTCATTCCCCTAACCCTCTGCATGCTGTTTCATCCTTTTTATGCTGCTGTAGGGGCTGCGCTCGGCGAGGTTATCTTCGGTGAACTGATGCTCGGGCAATTCGGCGGTCTCGGAGAGCTGGAGAAGTTTCTTACCTTTTCCTTCGCCATGTACGTTGCCGGCCGTCTGGTCAAAAACCCCCTCAGCCGCGCTCAGGTCGGCATCGCTGCCATGTCGGGCGTCATCATCCACCAGCTGTGCAGCTCTCTGGTGGATATCGGCAAGGTCTGGATCGGCGTCGAGGAATTCGAAGCCGTGCCCGGGCTTGCACAAAGCGTGGTCCTTGTCGAAGGCATCGGTTTCCTGAACGATGTGCTGTTCTCCGGCATTCTGTTCGCTCTTCTGCCTACATTATATCTGGTTCCAAGATTGTATGGAAAAATCGAGCCGCTGCTCGGCATCAAACCCCGCCAGAAGCTTACCCAATACGAAGCCGCCGGCATCGTCTCGCCCAAGCTGGTCCTGGCTGGAATCGTTTTGGCACTGATTGCCTTCGGAGCGGAATCCCTTTCGGAAACGGACTGGAACCTCGGCGAGTGGGACAGCGGATTTGCAGACCGGTTCGGCATCGGCGCGATCTGGATCAGCATCGGTGCAGCCGCCATCGTGGCCGTTGCCGTACTGGCTTTCATGCGGGCCAGAAGAAACCGCGGCCTTCAGGAAGAGAAAATGCCGGAGAACCCGCCTTATGCCTAATCCGTTCGTTCATGACCATCCGGCCATCCGAATCGCAGGCGTCACCTTTGCCTATCCCGGTTCGGAGCAGCCTGTGCTGAAGGAAGCTTCCCTTCATATTCGCCGCGGCAGCTTTACGGCGATCATCGGAGGGAACGGCTGCGGCAAATCCACGCTCTGCAAGCTGTTCAACGGATTGATTCCCCACTATTATTCAGGCGATTTCACCGGTACCGTCGAAATCTGCGGGGTTTCCGCCGAGAATCGGACAGTCTCCGAGCTATCGCGCATGGTGGGGTATGTCTATCAGGATTTTGATAACCAGCTGGTCCGCCCCACCGTCATGGATGAAGCCCATTTCGCTCCGCTCAATTACGGGCTTTCGGACTACCGGACCATGGGCGCCAGGGCACTCGATATGTGCGGATTAACCCATCTGAAGGACCGTTATATATGGGAACTGAGCGGAGGGCAGAAACATCTGCTGGCCTTGGCGGGAGCCCTCTCGCTGGAACCGGACATTCTCGTGGTGGATGAGCCGGTATCCCAGCTCGATCCCCAGCACGCCAGGCAAGTGTATGATGTGCTCCGCCAATTGAATCAGGTCCATGGAAAGACCGTTATCGTGATTGAGCATCATGCGGAGTTTATTGCCGACTACTGCGAGGAAGTGTGCCTGATGGAGAAGGGGAAGGTGCTGTGGCAGCGCCCGGTCATTGAAGCGCTGAACAGCCTTGATGATCTGGAGCGGCTGGGCATCCAGCCGCCCCAGGTGACCAAAGCCGCGGTACAGCTGTCTGCGATTCTGCTGAAGGGCGGCATGGCCTCCGGCAGTCCGCAGGATGGGCACTCGATAACGGACGTCTCCGGCTCTCATCCTATGGGATTGTCCGGAAATCAGCTGAAGCAGCCTTACCCTATTACGGCTGAGGAAGCAGAAGTCTATTTTGGAGAGCTTCTGCACAGACACGCGGATACCCTGTCGCTGCTTGATCATCCAACAACCGACGCAAGAGCTGATGATGCTTCATCTGCTGACTCAACCGCGAAGGACCCAGATTCCGACCAGCACCGCATCCAGCAGGGCGATGAATCAGAACGGCAAGGGGAGCATGGTGCGCTGGTGGAGTTCCACCATGCCGTACTCCGCTACCGAACGATTCATAAAACGGAGCACGAGGTTCTTCGAGGCATTGATCTTCGCCTGTATGAAGGCGAACGCATCGCGCTTGTCGGCAACAACGGCGCGGGCAAATCGTCGCTTCTGAAGCTGATCGCCGGCATCGCCAAGCCTTCCGGCGGCTCTGTCTC
Proteins encoded:
- a CDS encoding MurR/RpiR family transcriptional regulator, which encodes MKNWFPDTSGLSPSQLKIADFIERNPEEMLFMTEQEIADRLGTSIATVSRFWRAVGHENAKAFKLKLRESSDTTPAVKLEKTISRLDASSLPAKMLEQAKHHLQDTMEKNRPDELEEAARLMASARRVYVHAPGPSLSLGELLSYRLSRFGMSVRIMSGSGHELLESLAHVEREDVVLLFSFTRMLPETEVILDCVSRVQNAAIMITDREDFRYGTPAQISFFVSRGDMGEFHSMVTPLLLIEQLILSMGMLNKEKVLGKLDYLGELRARYADKLPRGKA
- a CDS encoding cell division protein FtsQ, with the protein product MASNSRVYTLTSSQKMMIFVLSMSLYGLSNMFTELIPAFRLGPIELSVEYFAFIPLTLCMLFHPFYAAVGAALGEVIFGELMLGQFGGLGELEKFLTFSFAMYVAGRLVKNPLSRAQVGIAAMSGVIIHQLCSSLVDIGKVWIGVEEFEAVPGLAQSVVLVEGIGFLNDVLFSGILFALLPTLYLVPRLYGKIEPLLGIKPRQKLTQYEAAGIVSPKLVLAGIVLALIAFGAESLSETDWNLGEWDSGFADRFGIGAIWISIGAAAIVAVAVLAFMRARRNRGLQEEKMPENPPYA
- a CDS encoding ABC transporter ATP-binding protein encodes the protein MPNPFVHDHPAIRIAGVTFAYPGSEQPVLKEASLHIRRGSFTAIIGGNGCGKSTLCKLFNGLIPHYYSGDFTGTVEICGVSAENRTVSELSRMVGYVYQDFDNQLVRPTVMDEAHFAPLNYGLSDYRTMGARALDMCGLTHLKDRYIWELSGGQKHLLALAGALSLEPDILVVDEPVSQLDPQHARQVYDVLRQLNQVHGKTVIVIEHHAEFIADYCEEVCLMEKGKVLWQRPVIEALNSLDDLERLGIQPPQVTKAAVQLSAILLKGGMASGSPQDGHSITDVSGSHPMGLSGNQLKQPYPITAEEAEVYFGELLHRHADTLSLLDHPTTDARADDASSADSTAKDPDSDQHRIQQGDESERQGEHGALVEFHHAVLRYRTIHKTEHEVLRGIDLRLYEGERIALVGNNGAGKSSLLKLIAGIAKPSGGSVSIMGRNTKDVSMEQISANVAYVFQNPEDMFIEDNVYQEVAYGLKSRRHPEAEDRVHRMLTHFRLQPLKERDARLLSGGQQRRVSLAIGAAMTPQLILLDEPTANLDMSTREELLDTLQELEDHVRTVVIATHDMQLVHEWATRVIVLNQGVVAGDGTVSEIFRDSELISRAGLAPTQMMDLSIRLGVVSATSSPDEFARHIYGILSGKEIHCHAASPQLV